A window from Falco naumanni isolate bFalNau1 chromosome 3, bFalNau1.pat, whole genome shotgun sequence encodes these proteins:
- the FBXO43 gene encoding F-box only protein 43 isoform X1 yields the protein MSDSHSITVNVLKRNRLTSPSSNFKYSNFNDTCCASVFLDSRGNESVKDLDVDHKEAPSVTSLSLLQEHSKPNHPNALFPVTSCENEINSISLSERREANRSVDLFETPRASRKGSSLRRWLLLSKAVPAGTTVGCCERQASSSGSSRKKIFSCGLSSEEKLPQTASDSSKGQSYKPLTISTSKTEDSNPVCPKRRLSFSQQRTSTLDESKCKDPLLLEPECLSPIQCKDITVSNTNELNESVLMNVSGRLLRTPTYVGVLPETNEGKFVTSINSLVENFNFELCDTKSPPARVASYPDLSTPEDSGYNSLHLDKSGDSLSDHEGSFQEFFQKHKEGSNILDSKRKTRKLERVRRLSTLREQGSQSETEDHHGSPSTSTCMLTEERNLDSEDHALILEEKPSGDVVRSHGDLSRTPALKIVHDICLQRRRSDQSQISENIDGTEILALEHVLAGLIGKKMGLEKLDILTELKYRNLKHVLAIVLDALTVESLCSIWKVSKTWREIIVQDKSADKRRKSYIEQHLKEEAGVRFVSKVIFFQV from the exons tagatTAACATCTCCCagcagtaattttaaatactcCAATTTTAATGACACATGTTGCGCTTCAGTATTTTTGGACAGCAGAGGCAACGAGTCAGTAAAAGATCTTGATGTAGACCATAAAGAAGCACCAAGTGTAACTAGTTTATCGTTGCTACAAGAGCATTCTAAGCCCAATCATCCAAATGCCCTTTTCCCTGTGACCTcttgtgaaaatgaaattaattctatcTCCTtatcagaaagaagagaagcaaaTAGAAGTGTAGATCTTTTTGAAACTCCTAGAGCGAGTAGAAAAGGCTCCTCACTACGCAGGTGGCTGCTTTTATCTAAGGCTGTTCCAGCTGGCACAACTGTAGGATGCTGTGAAAGGCAAGCTAGTTCTtcaggaagcagcaggaaaaaaatattctcttgtGGTTTGAGCTCTGAAGAAAAACTTCCACAAACTGCTTCAGATTCTTCAAAAGGTCAAAGTTACAAACCTCTGACAATTAGCACCTCAAAAACTGAAGACTCTAATCCTGTTTGCCCAAAAAGGAGACTTTCCTTTTCACAACAAAGGACTTCTACGCTAGATGAGTCCAAATGTAAGGACCCCTTATTGCTAGAACCAGAATGTTTATCTCCAATTCAGTGTAAGGATATTACTGTTAGTAACACCAATGAATTAAATGAAAGTGTCCTTATGAATGTTAGTGGTAGGTTGCTTAGGACTCCTACTTATGTAGGTGTGTTACCTGAGACCAATGAGGGTAAGTTTGTGACTTCTATCAACAGTCTTGTAGAGAACTTTAACTTTGAACTATGTGATACAAAGTCTCCCCCTGCCAGGGTGGCAAGTTACCCAGATCTTTCAACACCTGAGGACAGTGGATATAATTCACTTCATTTGGACAAATCGGGAGACTCACTGTCTGATCATGAGGGATCTTTCCAAGAGTTCTTCCAAAAACATAAAGAAGGTTCCAACATACTAGATAGTaagagaaagacaagaaaacttGAGCGAGTTAGAAGGTTATCCACTCTTCGGGAACAGGGCTCACAGTCAGAGACAGAAGATCATCATGGCAGTCCTTCTACATCAACATGTATgttaacagaagaaagaaaccttGACAGTGAAGACCATGCattaattttagaagaaaagccTAGTGGAGATGTAGTTCGAAGTCATGGAGATCTCTCAAGAACTCCAGCTCTGAAAATAGTTCATGATATTTGCTTGCAAAGACGAAGATCAGACCAAAGTCAAATATCAGAGAATATTGATGGAACAGAAATACTTGCATTAGAACATGTTCTTGCTGGACTTATTGGCAAGAAAATGGGCCTTGAAAAATTAGATAttttaacagaattaaaatacagaaatttaaaacatgTTCTTGCTATAGTTTTAGATGCTTTGACAGTGGAAAGTCTATGCAG TATTTGGAAAGTAAGCAAAACCTGGCGTGAAATCATTGTACAAGATAAAAGTGCAGATAAGAGGAGAAAGTCGTACATAGAACAACACCTGAAAGAGGAAGCTGGGGTAAGGTTTGTCTCAaaggtaatattttttcaagtgtGA